One Williamsia phyllosphaerae DNA segment encodes these proteins:
- a CDS encoding acetyl-CoA carboxylase biotin carboxylase subunit — protein sequence MAEPNSRRPALAASLATLDSHSATVAEIGSVLVANRGEIAVRVIRTLRDMGIRSIAVFSEADADAPHVHAADDAILIGPAPARESYLKIDAIIDAATRTGADAIHPGYGFLSENADFASACEKAGIVFIGPTPDAMTVMGDKITAKNTVSGHGVPVVPGIARPGLTDDELIDAAGDIGYPVLVKPSAGGGGKGMRVVHESSDLAAALVSARREAASSFGDDTLFLERFVLRPRHIEVQVLADTHGGVIHLGERECSLQRRHQKVIEEAPSPLLDETTRALIGAAACDTARSVGYRGAGTVEFIVSADRPDEFFFMEMNTRLQVEHPVTEMVTGVDLVQWQIRVARGETLDIAQDDVTLTGHAIEARVYAEDPAHGFIPTGGTVVDLDEPTGTGVRVDSGVATGSVVGSNYDPMLSKVIAHGPDRATAVARLDRALEHTALLGVGTNIDFLRFLLSDTDVRNGDLDTGLLDRLVDTYTATPAPTDVFIAAAVHEWSALWSDAVDPWSAPSGWRPGGTAAPTTIRLRAETGSPTPDQDAAFVVALRGTPSHATASVDDAASVDVSAAVTDDGVGLTVSGRRRHYRVASDSQVIWVHRPGGVWRFARYAGPGAAGAADANADTDIRSPMPGSVIAVGTDDGATVTAGTVVLVVEAMKMEHSLTASVDGTVELLVGAGDQVGVGDVLARIIPNDTTSENDDPAVKEIP from the coding sequence AATTCACGACGGCCCGCTCTCGCTGCGAGCCTCGCTACGCTCGATTCTCACTCGGCGACCGTCGCTGAAATAGGTTCGGTGCTCGTCGCCAACCGCGGCGAGATCGCGGTCCGCGTCATCCGGACGTTGCGGGACATGGGAATCCGGTCCATCGCGGTGTTCAGTGAGGCCGATGCCGACGCGCCGCACGTGCACGCCGCCGACGACGCGATCCTGATCGGTCCTGCTCCGGCGCGTGAGAGCTACCTCAAGATAGACGCCATCATCGACGCCGCGACTCGTACGGGCGCCGACGCGATCCACCCCGGATACGGGTTCCTCTCGGAGAACGCCGATTTCGCTTCTGCGTGCGAGAAGGCGGGGATTGTGTTCATCGGCCCCACCCCCGACGCGATGACGGTGATGGGCGACAAGATCACCGCCAAGAACACAGTGTCGGGCCATGGAGTACCCGTGGTGCCCGGCATAGCCCGCCCGGGCCTGACCGACGACGAACTGATCGACGCCGCGGGCGACATCGGCTATCCCGTCCTGGTGAAGCCGTCCGCCGGGGGCGGCGGCAAGGGAATGCGGGTGGTGCACGAGTCCTCCGACCTGGCCGCCGCACTGGTCAGCGCGCGTCGCGAGGCCGCGTCGTCGTTCGGCGACGACACCCTGTTCCTCGAACGATTCGTGTTGCGGCCCAGGCACATCGAGGTGCAGGTCCTCGCCGACACCCACGGCGGCGTCATCCACCTCGGCGAACGCGAGTGCAGCCTGCAACGACGCCATCAGAAGGTGATCGAGGAGGCGCCGTCGCCGCTGCTCGACGAGACCACCCGCGCCCTGATCGGCGCGGCCGCCTGCGACACCGCCCGCAGCGTCGGCTACCGCGGAGCCGGAACGGTCGAGTTCATCGTCTCCGCCGATCGGCCCGATGAGTTCTTCTTCATGGAGATGAACACCCGACTGCAGGTGGAACACCCGGTCACCGAGATGGTCACCGGTGTCGACCTGGTGCAGTGGCAGATCCGCGTCGCCCGCGGCGAGACCCTCGACATCGCACAGGACGACGTCACGCTCACCGGCCATGCGATCGAGGCCCGCGTCTACGCCGAGGACCCCGCCCACGGCTTCATCCCGACCGGTGGCACGGTGGTCGATCTGGACGAGCCCACCGGAACCGGCGTGCGGGTCGACTCCGGTGTCGCCACCGGTTCGGTGGTGGGCAGCAACTACGACCCCATGCTGTCGAAGGTCATCGCCCACGGCCCGGACCGTGCGACCGCCGTGGCGCGACTCGACCGCGCGCTCGAGCACACCGCGTTGCTCGGCGTCGGTACGAACATCGACTTCCTCCGTTTCCTGCTGTCGGACACCGACGTCCGGAACGGCGACCTCGACACCGGCCTCCTCGACCGGCTCGTCGACACCTACACCGCGACGCCGGCGCCAACCGATGTCTTCATCGCCGCCGCCGTGCACGAATGGTCGGCGCTGTGGTCGGATGCGGTCGACCCGTGGTCGGCCCCCAGCGGGTGGCGCCCCGGGGGCACCGCGGCACCCACGACCATCCGGCTGCGCGCGGAGACCGGCTCACCGACACCGGATCAGGACGCGGCGTTCGTCGTCGCGCTCCGCGGAACGCCGTCGCACGCCACGGCGAGCGTCGACGACGCCGCGTCGGTCGATGTGTCCGCCGCCGTCACCGACGACGGTGTCGGCCTGACCGTGAGCGGCCGACGCCGCCACTACCGCGTCGCCTCCGATTCCCAGGTCATCTGGGTGCACCGACCCGGCGGCGTCTGGCGTTTCGCCCGGTACGCCGGACCGGGCGCGGCCGGTGCCGCAGACGCGAACGCCGACACAGACATCCGCAGTCCGATGCCGGGCTCGGTCATCGCCGTCGGCACCGACGACGGAGCGACGGTCACGGCCGGGACGGTGGTCCTCGTCGTCGAGGCGATGAAGATGGAGCACTCCCTCACCGCCTCCGTCGACGGCACCGTCGAACTGCTCGTCGGCGCCGGCGATCAGGTCGGGGTCGGCGACGTCCTGGCCCGGATCATCCCGAACGACACGACTTCCGAGAACGACGACCCCGCAGTGAAAGAGATCCCATGA